One Bremerella sp. JC817 genomic window carries:
- a CDS encoding c-type cytochrome — MRKTILSLSVCLSLAWVALANAQALKLEKDDHISIIGNTTADRMQHHGWLETYIQAMHPELNLTFRNLAFSGDELKLRPREDNFGSPDQWLTKNETDVVFAFFGYNEAFKGPQGVAGFKKDLAEVISGMKGQKYNGESAPKIVMFSPIAHENLYSRHLPDGSQNNPNLKLYTEAMKEVCDEQGVLFVDLFSPSQKLYADAEKPLTMNGIHLLDHGNKAIAEVIVPQLFGQAAPASDTPEVAKLRDAVLEKNYYWFSRYRVVDGYNVYGGRSKLAWFGQSNADVMLREMEIFDVMTANRDARVWAIAQGGDLEVKDDNIPEELVVKSNREGDMADGSFSYRTAEEGLKKLELYKGLEANVFASEEMFPELINPVQLAVDPNGHMYASVWPSYPHWNPTEPRTDRIVCLPDDNGDGVADRCVIFADGLNSVTGFEFWGGGMLVAALPELWFLKDTDGDLKADVKIRVLQGLSSADSHHSANAMVLGPDGWIYWSRGVFNVATMETPTQTYRSTQTGVHRFNPRTFEMEFHYPIGPNPHGDVFDRWGYQFANDGTTGTGSYVNIGKGIGNKQWFDKRVRPVAATGLLASSHFPEEIQDNFLICNCIGFLGVLNHDIEYNGADIRAKEVDPILVSSDPNFRPSDVEIGADGALYVADWANALIGHMQHNMRDPNRDHQHGRIFRVTAKDRPLITPVRLKDKPLSEVLAAFYAKENATRYRARIELSGRDSEEVQAAVEAFVASKDIHNPEDAQAMLECLWVLEEHRLPNMNLVKLVAQADEPRVRAAAIRTLGHWAGSVDGWEATMQAAASDKSPLVRAEAIKSAVEFPGATSAEVIFEAATHEMDPELTSVLKYAQSRIDVDRMIAEAIKSGRKLSPAATSYALEKASSDLLLKLDRTDEVYAAILSRAGIPAQYRQEALATLAPKNNRSQIDELVAWISTAESQNLPSLNELARMLPASKKEDLTKSQQLLAKLASTTASPVVRRAVYRSWIASGGAEAAWDHALQSPALMADLLQVAANVGTTAEAAPLYAKIRPLMFELPSGLRPENAGSMGSGPAVAFDYYQPNPAQNVAIETLNAVKPTFSGHMDNFNKYVPKGRKDQFATKQTAAIIAPVPGEYKFYIVSDDGSRLYLNGSLLVNNDGLHGMVEKGGTVTLTPGPHELVVTYFDNGGDDGLRVSWEGPGFKKQVIPTSSLQAAGQPDLQVAAIRAITAWPGHQDEKIADFAKLATSDGPQAVGLEALATLPAGEVAKQLDPSAQAAVLSALLTTASEASPVEKQAPQYAQLLTLGEALLVSNMATDRGSIKKQLVNLRNSIPVKADPEVMAMGKEIFLRESHCATCHQPHGQGMPNLYPPIDGSLWATGSEDRLIALVLDGMHGTIEVKGKVYSSPPLPPMTGFRQLLNDEEVAAVLTYVRNSWSNRAKPVEAAQVKKIRAIDRGDATFWAVNDLMAKYPLEDGRKPLESTGDGWVPKFVKEWKAADLDPKKVAAAPRNFAVGQVYFNRLGCAQCHQIGESGGNFGPNLAELPSKKKTAEHVIESIVDPARVIDQKYRMQTILTIDGKVISGMIVANRPDEIHLITDPQNPKKPTIIKKDDIEEQSDTATTIMPGGMMNWLTEEEIYDLAAFVLAGGDEKDKLFEKN, encoded by the coding sequence ATGCGTAAAACGATTTTGTCGCTCTCGGTCTGCCTAAGCCTTGCTTGGGTCGCCCTGGCGAACGCTCAGGCCCTCAAGCTCGAAAAAGACGACCACATTTCCATCATCGGCAATACGACCGCCGATCGTATGCAACATCATGGCTGGTTGGAAACCTACATCCAGGCGATGCATCCGGAACTGAATCTGACGTTCCGCAATCTGGCCTTCTCGGGCGACGAACTGAAACTTCGCCCTCGTGAAGATAACTTCGGTAGCCCTGATCAATGGCTGACGAAAAATGAAACCGATGTTGTGTTCGCCTTCTTCGGTTACAACGAAGCCTTCAAAGGTCCGCAAGGTGTTGCCGGCTTTAAGAAGGACCTGGCCGAAGTCATCTCAGGCATGAAGGGACAGAAGTACAACGGAGAGTCAGCGCCGAAGATCGTGATGTTCTCGCCGATCGCTCACGAGAATCTCTACAGTCGCCACCTGCCAGATGGTTCCCAAAACAATCCGAACCTGAAGCTTTACACTGAAGCGATGAAGGAAGTATGCGACGAACAAGGAGTTCTGTTCGTCGACTTATTCTCCCCTTCGCAGAAGCTTTATGCCGACGCGGAAAAACCGCTCACCATGAACGGCATCCACCTGCTGGATCACGGCAACAAGGCGATCGCGGAAGTCATCGTGCCGCAACTCTTTGGCCAGGCAGCCCCGGCCAGTGACACGCCTGAAGTCGCCAAGCTGCGCGACGCCGTGCTGGAAAAGAACTATTACTGGTTCAGCCGCTACCGCGTGGTCGACGGCTACAACGTTTACGGTGGACGCTCGAAGCTGGCCTGGTTCGGTCAGTCGAACGCCGACGTGATGCTGCGTGAAATGGAAATCTTCGACGTCATGACTGCCAACCGCGATGCTCGCGTGTGGGCGATTGCCCAAGGGGGTGATCTCGAAGTCAAAGACGACAACATTCCTGAAGAGTTGGTCGTCAAGTCGAACCGCGAAGGGGACATGGCCGACGGTAGTTTTTCGTACCGCACTGCCGAAGAAGGCTTGAAGAAACTGGAACTGTACAAAGGGCTCGAAGCCAACGTCTTCGCTTCCGAAGAGATGTTCCCGGAACTGATCAACCCAGTTCAATTGGCCGTCGATCCGAATGGCCACATGTACGCCTCGGTCTGGCCGAGCTATCCACACTGGAATCCAACCGAACCACGCACCGACCGTATCGTCTGCTTGCCCGACGATAACGGCGACGGTGTCGCCGATCGCTGCGTTATCTTTGCCGATGGCTTGAACAGCGTTACTGGGTTCGAGTTCTGGGGTGGTGGCATGCTGGTCGCAGCCCTGCCGGAATTATGGTTCCTGAAAGATACCGACGGCGACCTGAAAGCCGACGTTAAGATTCGCGTTCTGCAAGGTCTCTCGAGCGCGGACTCGCATCACTCGGCCAACGCCATGGTGCTGGGTCCCGACGGTTGGATCTATTGGTCGCGTGGCGTGTTCAACGTGGCGACCATGGAAACGCCAACGCAAACCTATCGTTCGACGCAGACGGGCGTGCACCGTTTCAATCCGCGCACGTTTGAAATGGAATTCCACTATCCCATCGGCCCGAATCCACACGGCGACGTGTTCGATCGTTGGGGTTATCAGTTCGCAAACGACGGCACCACCGGAACCGGTTCGTACGTGAACATTGGCAAAGGCATCGGCAACAAGCAGTGGTTCGACAAACGCGTGCGTCCTGTCGCCGCCACCGGTCTGCTGGCCAGTAGCCACTTCCCCGAAGAGATCCAGGACAACTTCCTGATCTGTAACTGCATCGGTTTCCTCGGCGTGCTGAATCACGACATCGAATACAACGGTGCCGATATTCGTGCGAAGGAAGTCGATCCGATCCTCGTGTCGTCCGACCCGAACTTCCGTCCCAGTGACGTCGAAATCGGTGCCGATGGTGCCTTGTACGTTGCCGACTGGGCGAATGCTTTGATCGGGCACATGCAGCACAACATGCGTGACCCGAACCGAGATCATCAGCATGGACGCATCTTCCGCGTGACGGCCAAAGATCGTCCGCTGATCACGCCAGTCCGGCTGAAGGACAAGCCGCTGTCGGAAGTTCTCGCAGCGTTCTACGCCAAAGAAAACGCGACCCGTTACCGTGCTCGTATCGAGCTCAGCGGTCGTGATTCGGAAGAAGTGCAAGCGGCCGTTGAAGCCTTCGTCGCCTCTAAGGACATCCACAATCCTGAAGACGCTCAAGCAATGCTCGAGTGCCTTTGGGTCTTGGAAGAACATCGCCTGCCGAACATGAACCTGGTGAAGCTGGTCGCCCAGGCCGACGAACCTCGCGTCCGTGCCGCGGCGATTCGTACGCTCGGTCACTGGGCCGGTTCGGTCGATGGGTGGGAAGCCACCATGCAGGCTGCCGCCAGCGACAAGTCGCCACTGGTTCGTGCCGAAGCGATCAAGTCCGCAGTCGAGTTCCCAGGTGCCACCTCGGCCGAAGTCATCTTCGAAGCCGCCACGCACGAGATGGATCCGGAACTAACCTCGGTCTTGAAGTACGCTCAAAGCCGAATCGATGTCGACAGGATGATTGCCGAGGCGATCAAGTCTGGCCGCAAGCTTTCGCCTGCCGCGACGAGCTACGCCTTGGAAAAGGCCAGCTCCGACTTGCTGTTGAAGCTTGATCGTACGGACGAGGTTTACGCTGCGATCCTCAGCCGAGCTGGCATTCCAGCTCAATACCGCCAGGAAGCTCTGGCCACGCTGGCTCCGAAGAACAATCGCTCGCAGATCGACGAGCTGGTGGCCTGGATTTCGACTGCCGAAAGCCAGAACCTGCCAAGCTTGAACGAACTGGCTCGCATGCTTCCCGCCAGCAAAAAGGAAGACCTGACCAAATCGCAGCAGTTGCTGGCTAAGCTCGCCTCGACAACCGCCTCGCCTGTCGTTCGTCGAGCTGTCTATCGAAGCTGGATCGCCAGCGGCGGTGCCGAAGCGGCCTGGGATCATGCGTTGCAGTCCCCTGCCCTGATGGCCGATCTGCTACAGGTTGCTGCCAACGTCGGCACTACGGCCGAGGCTGCTCCGCTGTATGCGAAGATTCGTCCGTTGATGTTCGAGCTGCCAAGCGGTCTGCGTCCTGAAAACGCGGGCTCGATGGGAAGTGGCCCAGCGGTTGCGTTCGACTACTATCAGCCGAACCCAGCTCAGAACGTGGCGATCGAAACCTTGAACGCGGTCAAGCCAACGTTCTCGGGTCACATGGATAACTTTAATAAGTACGTGCCAAAGGGCCGCAAAGATCAGTTTGCCACCAAGCAAACGGCAGCGATCATTGCCCCGGTACCAGGTGAGTACAAGTTCTATATCGTCTCGGACGACGGTTCGCGTCTCTATCTGAACGGTTCATTGTTGGTCAACAACGACGGTCTGCATGGCATGGTCGAAAAGGGTGGCACGGTCACCCTGACGCCAGGTCCGCACGAACTGGTTGTCACCTACTTCGACAACGGTGGCGACGATGGCCTGCGAGTGTCGTGGGAAGGTCCCGGTTTCAAGAAACAGGTCATTCCAACTTCGTCGCTGCAAGCCGCTGGTCAGCCAGACCTGCAAGTTGCCGCCATCCGCGCGATTACCGCATGGCCAGGTCACCAAGACGAAAAGATCGCCGACTTCGCCAAGTTGGCCACGTCCGATGGTCCACAGGCCGTCGGTCTGGAAGCGTTGGCAACGCTGCCTGCGGGTGAAGTCGCGAAGCAACTTGATCCAAGTGCCCAAGCAGCCGTGCTTTCGGCCCTGCTAACCACCGCCAGCGAAGCTTCGCCGGTCGAAAAGCAGGCCCCACAGTATGCTCAGCTTTTGACTTTGGGTGAAGCATTGCTGGTCAGCAACATGGCCACCGATCGTGGTTCGATAAAAAAGCAGTTGGTGAACCTGCGGAACAGCATTCCTGTGAAAGCCGATCCGGAAGTGATGGCCATGGGTAAGGAGATCTTCCTTCGCGAAAGCCACTGTGCGACTTGCCATCAGCCGCATGGCCAGGGGATGCCCAACCTTTACCCACCGATCGATGGCAGCCTGTGGGCGACCGGTTCGGAAGATCGTTTGATTGCTCTCGTTCTGGACGGGATGCATGGCACGATCGAGGTGAAGGGGAAGGTTTACAGCTCGCCGCCACTGCCGCCGATGACCGGTTTCCGTCAGCTTCTGAACGATGAAGAAGTTGCCGCGGTGCTGACCTACGTGCGGAACTCGTGGTCGAACCGGGCCAAGCCAGTCGAAGCTGCCCAGGTCAAAAAGATCCGCGCGATCGATCGTGGCGACGCCACTTTCTGGGCGGTCAACGACCTGATGGCGAAGTACCCACTGGAAGATGGTCGCAAACCATTGGAATCGACCGGGGATGGTTGGGTGCCGAAGTTCGTTAAAGAATGGAAAGCTGCCGATCTCGATCCAAAGAAGGTGGCTGCTGCTCCGCGTAACTTCGCGGTCGGTCAGGTCTACTTCAATCGACTTGGTTGTGCCCAGTGTCACCAGATCGGTGAAAGTGGTGGTAACTTCGGACCGAACCTGGCCGAACTTCCTTCCAAGAAGAAGACCGCCGAACATGTGATCGAATCGATCGTTGACCCTGCCAGGGTGATCGATCAGAAGTATCGCATGCAGACGATCCTGACGATCGATGGCAAGGTGATCTCTGGGATGATTGTTGCCAATCGCCCTGACGAGATCCACCTGATCACCGATCCACAGAATCCGAAGAAGCCAACCATCATCAAGAAGGATGATATCGAAGAGCAATCGGACACGGCGACCACGATCATGCCGGGTGGTATGATGAACTGGCTGACCGAAGAAGAGATCTACGATCTGGCGGCCTTCGTCCTGGCAGGCGGCGATGAAAAGGACAAACTGTTCGAGAAGAACTAG